The proteins below are encoded in one region of Kogia breviceps isolate mKogBre1 chromosome 8, mKogBre1 haplotype 1, whole genome shotgun sequence:
- the LOC131761385 gene encoding protein NipSnap homolog 3A-like isoform X1 yields MLALRRSLTSALAARTLALRVCSSFATGPRQYDGTVYEFRTYCIKPSKMNEFLENVKKNIHLQTAHSELVGFWSVEFGGRINKVFHIWKYDNFAHQTEVGKALANDKEWREQLLIPILGLTDKQESEITYLVPWCKLEKPPQEGVCELVTFQMKPGGPALWGDAFKRAVNAHVDLGYSKLVGVFHTEYGALNRVHVLWWNESADSRAAGRHQSHEDPRVVAAVRESVNYLVSQQNMLLIPTSYSPLK; encoded by the exons ATGCTTGCCCTCCGAAGGAGCCTGACTAGCGCTCTGGCCGCTCGTACACTGGCTCTCCGG GTGTGTTCATCTTTTGCTACAGGCCCCAGACAATACGATGGAACAGTCTATGAGTTTCGTACTTACTGCATTAAACCTTCAAAGATGAATGAGTTTCtggaaaatgttaagaaaaacatACATCTTCAGACAGCTCACTCTGAATTGGTTGGATTCTGGAGTGTAGAATTTGGAGGCAGGATCAATAAAGTGTTTCATATTTGGAAGTATG ACAATTTTGCTCATCAAACTGAAGTTGGGAAAGCCTTGGCCAATGATAAGGAATGGCGAGAACAATTACTCATTCCAATTTTGGGGCTTACTGATAAACAAGAGAGTGAAATTACTTATCTGGTGCCATGGTGCAAATTAGAAAAACCACCCCAAGAAG GAGTCTGCGAGCTGGTAACTTTTCAGATGAAACCTGGTGGGCCAGCTCTGTGGGGTGACGCATTTAAAAGAGCGGTTAATGCCCATGTCGATCTAGGCTACTCAAAACTAGTTGGAGTTTTCCATACAGAATATGGAGCACTCAACAGAG ttCATGTTCTTTGGTGGAACGAGAGTGCGGATAGCCGAGCAGCTGGGAGACACCAGTCTCATGAGGATCCCAGAGTTGTGGCAGCTG ttcggGAAAGTGTCAATTACCTAGTGTCTCAGCAAAATATGCTTCTGATTCCTACGTCATATTCACCATTGAAATAG
- the LOC131761385 gene encoding protein NipSnap homolog 3A-like isoform X2 codes for MLALRRSLTSALAARTLALRVCSSFATGPRQYDGTVYEFRTYCIKPSKMNEFLENVKKNIHLQTAHSELVGFWSVEFGGRINKVFHIWKYDNFAHQTEVGKALANDKEWREQLLIPILGLTDKQESEITYLVPWCKLEKPPQEGVCELVTFQMKPGGPALWGDAFKRAVNAHVDLGYSKLVGVFHTEYGALNRVHVLWWNESADSRAAGRHQSHEDPRVVAAGRLFH; via the exons ATGCTTGCCCTCCGAAGGAGCCTGACTAGCGCTCTGGCCGCTCGTACACTGGCTCTCCGG GTGTGTTCATCTTTTGCTACAGGCCCCAGACAATACGATGGAACAGTCTATGAGTTTCGTACTTACTGCATTAAACCTTCAAAGATGAATGAGTTTCtggaaaatgttaagaaaaacatACATCTTCAGACAGCTCACTCTGAATTGGTTGGATTCTGGAGTGTAGAATTTGGAGGCAGGATCAATAAAGTGTTTCATATTTGGAAGTATG ACAATTTTGCTCATCAAACTGAAGTTGGGAAAGCCTTGGCCAATGATAAGGAATGGCGAGAACAATTACTCATTCCAATTTTGGGGCTTACTGATAAACAAGAGAGTGAAATTACTTATCTGGTGCCATGGTGCAAATTAGAAAAACCACCCCAAGAAG GAGTCTGCGAGCTGGTAACTTTTCAGATGAAACCTGGTGGGCCAGCTCTGTGGGGTGACGCATTTAAAAGAGCGGTTAATGCCCATGTCGATCTAGGCTACTCAAAACTAGTTGGAGTTTTCCATACAGAATATGGAGCACTCAACAGAG ttCATGTTCTTTGGTGGAACGAGAGTGCGGATAGCCGAGCAGCTGGGAGACACCAGTCTCATGAGGATCCCAGAGTTGTGGCAGCTGGTAGGCTATTTCACTAG
- the LOC131761383 gene encoding protein NipSnap homolog 3A-like isoform X3, whose product MNEFLENVKKNIHLQTAHSELVGFWSVEFGGRINKVFHIWKYDNFAHQTEVGKALANDKEWREQLLIPILGLTDKQESEITYLVPWCKLEKPPQEGVCELVTFQMKPGGPALWGDAFKRAVNAHVDLGYSKLVGVFHTEYGALNRVHVLWWNESADSRAAGRHQSHEDPRVVAAVRESVNYLVSQQNMLLIPTSYSPLK is encoded by the exons ATGAATGAGTTTCtggaaaatgttaagaaaaacatACATCTTCAGACAGCTCACTCTGAATTGGTTGGATTCTGGAGTGTAGAATTTGGAGGCAGGATCAATAAAGTGTTTCATATTTGGAAGTATG ACAATTTTGCTCATCAAACTGAAGTTGGGAAAGCCTTGGCCAATGATAAGGAATGGCGAGAACAATTACTCATTCCAATTTTGGGGCTTACTGATAAACAAGAGAGTGAAATTACTTATCTGGTGCCATGGTGCAAATTAGAAAAACCACCCCAAGAAG GAGTCTGCGAGCTGGTAACTTTTCAGATGAAACCTGGTGGGCCAGCTCTGTGGGGTGACGCATTTAAAAGAGCGGTTAATGCCCATGTCGATCTAGGCTACTCAAAACTAGTTGGAGTTTTCCATACAGAATATGGAGCACTCAACAGAG ttCATGTTCTTTGGTGGAACGAGAGTGCGGATAGCCGAGCAGCTGGGAGACACCAGTCTCATGAGGATCCCAGAGTTGTGGCAGCTG ttcggGAAAGTGTCAATTACCTAGTGTCTCAGCAAAATATGCTTCTGATTCCTACGTCATATTCACCATTGAAATAG